Genomic DNA from Xiphophorus couchianus chromosome 12, X_couchianus-1.0, whole genome shotgun sequence:
ttattttcatagacatttaaaacttatcaaaaatgtcaaagtattCATTGATGCAAAAGGAAATCAGCTTAATTAATTAGAAACTTCTTGAAAAGGCCATAATAACAGGAATCAAAGGTTTACAGTAAGTGAGAATCTTAATAAATTTCCCAGCATTCATTTGAAAAGGACCACAGAAAGTTAAACCGATTGGAGCCAAAGAGCTCCGGGTTTCACCGCTCTGCTCCAGACTGTCCCCTTCACAAAGTTACATTATTAAACCTTTTAAAGAGTACATACTATTTCcaggcataaaaaaataaactataactcttcaattttttttttttgctcaaaactGTTTTCAATCAAGTATTTTACAGTTTCAAATACACATAGTTTAAGATAATATAGTATCTCTGTAGCCCCTGACAATCTGTGCAAACAGCGGTCGGATATTGATAAATTAGCTAAACTGAAGCTCGCCTCTTCACCCATTCAGAACCAGGATGCTAAACATTCCCGGTCCAGAGCCGTTTCCAGTTGACAAACAGCTGCAACTTTCTGTAACTTCTGGGATGCCTCAACGTTTGGGAAACATGCCTTCTTCTACAAGGCAAGTGTGGACAGCAAATATGCTTGGCAAAAACAAGCATGAGAGATACAGTACATACAAGCTAAGACCCGGAAAAGAACGGCGCGACCAACAAGATGTGCAAATGTATTGATTGTGCGAACGACGATTTTAGGAAGGCTTTAGAAGGTCTGGTCGTCGGTGCAGGATTCCGTCCAGTGGCCGAAGACCTCGCAGGTGTCGCAGTATGGCCGCTCTTCACCCTTACTGCCGTGGTAGGTGGTGTGAGGAGGCGAGTCGGGCATCTGCTCCTGTAGCGGGCAGTCTTCCGTCTCGTGGAGATCGAAGCAGTCGCAAATGTCGCAGAACTTCCTCGGAGGAGGTTTCTTCTTTTCTGGCTGCTTGTCATAACTGCAGGAGGAAATAAAGGCACCTCTCTTGAGTTTCAGTCagagccaaaaataaatacagctgaTCTGCTTTGACTAGGACTTACTTATTATCCAATTCACTCGGACTATTCCCATTGAGGGCAGTAGCTGCCATTTTCTCCAGTTTGTCTTTGAGCTCTTCATTCTTCCTCTGGAGGTCGACAATAACTGAATTCAAGAACTCAACCTGCAGGGAAAACAAACCCGGAGCATCATTTCTGCctcatgtaaaacaaaaccagaacaagTCTTCTTACCAGGATTTCTGTAGGCTTCAGTAACAtgaatttaacatgttttaaatccattttaagACCATTATTAGTTACATTTGAAACTCAATCACATGAGAAAGACTTAACAGCTTAAGCAACTCGAGTTCTTATGAGACTTAACCTGTTTTTAGACAAAACTTTGACTATGGAGGAAATTGTACATTTAATAAAGAGGTGGTAGATAAAAAGATGTATATCTGAATGTGAACAATAGTTTATTATaatttgaagtcattttaaagttatatttttatatttctattccTGCCACCAACTATATGTACTGTTAATTTATCACGTAGATCAGGGATGTCAAACTTTAATGTTGGTCCACGAGAAGATcaggaatattttaaaagactGATTATGAGAGAAACATTTGATTAAACTATCCACTagcaaactgttaaaatattgataaacaGTCGTCTCATGGGTTTGAGAActtcttgaaattaaataacataaaaaatcttTTGACCTGGATGCAAGATGGCAGAATACAGATTTGATTAATAAACTAATATCTAAGCACAGAGCTGTAATGTTGAGGGCTCTATTTCTAGAGActggagggccacataaaacCTTCTGGCGGGCCTCGGGTTTGACACGGGCCGTAGATTTTACCACTGCCTCAGTTCATACACCCAGGCTTAAACATGAACCAAAAACAGATTCTGTTTATATTAActcttttctttctacttcattcatttttcatttaaggaTGCATTATGAATGTAGCGTTGATTAACTGGAACACTGATCGGTATATTTGCTTAATTATGGTAGtggacaaaatgtaaagttcatTGCTTGCTTCATGGCGACTATCATGTTTTTATGGCGTAACAAACTTTGAactgccatgttgctgaaatgggctgtacaaaaaaaacttgaatagtAAATGTGAGCATTTTGATTCTGAATCAACAAaaggttactttttttttttttttttttaacaaaaccaaGCTTCCAGCAGTAACGGCTATTCGCTTTTCACTGTTTCACAATGAATCTGAACTTAGTTGTAGCATCTTGTCGattttatcaaacaaaaaacacccacaTTCATTCAGAATTGCATAGATATCTGGAATATTAGCTGTGTCACCATATTCCCTCTAATGATCAAGGTGGTGATTTTCTGCTTTGAGTTGTCAGCTTAAGATAAATCAACGCTTGCACTGAGTCACTGGGAGTGTAAGAAAAATGTCCCAGTCTGAGTGTTTCTGATCTGATATCTATGGTTCCCTTTCAATCATCAGATGTCTTTACTTGGGATGTGATTAGAGTCGACTTAAGCACTGATGAAACAAGCGTGATCAATCTTTAGGTGACACAACATAACTGAATTGTGGTTTAAGTGAATGAAAGCCACTGAGAAGCATGCACAGATGGAGATGATGAGAAACTTGAACAAACCGCTTCCTGATGGAGGTGTAGCAATGCCAACATCAGACAAAGCACAGCAGAGGcgaatttaaagagaaaaagatgagaaaaaaaatgtcagaatcgACAGCGGCCCCACACTCTGACAGATATCACACTTACGTCATCGCAGACACAGATAGTTCAGGATGACTTAGGACGATAAACGGATGAGGGGAGGGGACATGCTGATGAAGTGAGGCTACGGGACGTTTATGCAGAATTAATCTGTGGAAACTTAGATGATCACGTCAGACGATCTACAGCTCTgtctaaataaatcagaatactgaaaagtgaatttattatttCAGGAAGTAAATTGAAAACTTAAACTGATTCATTACCCAGAATGCTAAAGTtcaagtatttatttctgtgaattttgATGATTCTGGCTTACAGCGAATGAAAACCCAAAAGTCAGTTTCTTTGTGCACAATCTTGGCCAATAAAGCTCATTGTGACGTTGTTGCTGTGCTGGTCTGGCCTGGAAACACTTCTGCCTTGAACCCCACACAGAACATTTATGGGATGTggtgaagaggaagatgagacgGACCAGAGAATCATGCAGACAAACTAAAGACCACTACTGAAGCACCTTGAGGCTACCCAAGCAGAGCTACAAGGCAGATCCCATTCATGCCGTATTAATGCAGTAACTCATGCAAAAGGAGATCCAAACAAGTGTTGAGTGTCTATGCTACACAACAGAAAGTGACATTTGGGTTTTCTTTAAGTCAGTCATTATCCTGCTCGTTTCAGGTCCTTCCCTGGTTGAACAGAGAGGACTTGCTGAAGAGGTAACTCAGTCATTTTAATCAGCTGCGCTCAGGGACACATGTAAAACCTGCAGGACCTGGCGGACTCTGATGTGACACTCCTAATCCAAATTATTGACTGGACAATGTAATGCTTCAAATATATCCCTGTGTGTGTAATGACTGTCTACAAATTAGAATATGCTTGAACGTTATTTTACAGACATGCccttatgaaactttaaacattttattgaggTACCAGTTCTCACTAAGCTATAAAGACTGAAGCAGAATGAATTAGTATTTAAGAAGTTAGTACACACTGATGCCCCATACTTAAGTCTTATGTTAATTGGAATGTGGTTACTATAAGAAAACTCAGGGGAAAAAACAGGAGGAAGGTTCTTTTATTCAGGATTAGTGAGACTGCCAGACCTGACTCTCTGCAGTCTCCTTATCTTCTCTCAGTTGGTCCAAAACAGCATCTCCTGAAAACAGAAGGAAATCAGAGCGATGTCTTTTCCagctcaaaataataaatgaatgaaatcacTGAGCTGGAAGTCATGTTGGCTTTGGTTGTTTGTAATGCCGCCGTACCTGAGGTCAGGCTGATATCAGGCCTGACAGCGAGGTCCTTCTCCAGTCTCTTTACGTGATCCTGTAGATTAGCTTTATCCTGTTCCAAAGTCTCGATTGTATTCTGGAGCGTCTTTATTGAGGCACTTTCTTCCCGCACTGCAACCaactgtaaagaaaacaatataatttaacacacacacactggacaAATGTTACCATCAATCCATCAACCAAATTTCACTTTCAGATGAGAAGGagctgcagacaaaaaaaagaataagacaATGAATAATAATGCTGTCTATGATTCAATAAAGCCATCATTTATGGAGTTCATATACGAGATGTTAATCTCCAAGCGAAAGTTTAAAGGAGCTTttagagaaaagaaacattacagATGTAAATCTGATTCTGCGAAGATGATAAGACGTGTCAGTTTGTCAGCACCGACAGAGATTTCCAGATAATCATCTTCAAAGTCATGAGGAGGAGGAttgtaaacacataaaaatgaaagcagGTCATTATTTGACCCAGAAGTGACATCCTGTCAGAAGTGTCTCTTGAAGGGCTGGTAGGTATGGTTTGTGCTGCAAAAAGGAAATGATgctaaaaactacatttaggatttaacaGATTGTTAAAGCAGGCCttgataaatgtcaaaaatactCCTTTGCTTCATTTAGATTTTACCAGGTAAAACCAGATGTaagataaagtaaaatgtcagattttttcctTACCTCACTCTTCAGTTTCTCCACCTGCTGGTCCTTTTCTGCAACTAAGGCACTGTTTTTATGAATGGACTGCTGGAGGGCGACCTTCTCTCTACTCAGCTGCTCCTTCAGAGCGTTTTCACTGTTAAACAGAGTATCAGCTAAatgtcagaaacaaaaactctgcttagtattcatttttaaactacCTTCAATGTGAGTTCATGGCAAATACTTCAATAACaaacaagctttaaaaatgGAGACCTTCAAAGACAAAATACGCAAGGATGGAGACGGACAaggaagcaaagaagaaaagcaagcaAAGCAGGCAAGACACATGACAGAATATAGGTAGGACTTGAGGAAGAAAGGATGGACAGAAAGGAGAAAGATACAGCACAAGGATGGAAGAAAGGACAAGACAAGACATCCCTGTGTCTTGTCTTGTGGGAAGGACAGACTGAGGAAGAGGCAAGGAAGGCAGGAAGGGAAAGAAGGACGCACAACAGAGGAACAACAAGCAGACACAGAAAACGGAgatgaaggaggaagagaaaacacAAGGAAGAAAAGGATAACATTTAGAAATGGAAATGAGAACGAAGCCTGGTAATCTGAAAATTTCCCACACTCTAATCCATAGTTCTTTTCAAACACTCCCAGATTGGAGAGAACCGTGAAAATATGTTCAGTGCATAGAGAAACTCCtccaatttcaaaacaaatattactCAGCCACGACTTTGGcataaaacagatatttaacaaatctgaaaaaatgttttgtatttctgaatttaataatgaattttatAACAAAGAATGAGACACAGAGCACGTCTGCCAGGCAGCTGTGGTCAAACATGCCAATAGACTTATGAGATGACTGCAGTCAAGTGATGATGTCAGAAAGCATCAAGTACCTGAAGATGTTATTTGGCAGGCTTTGAAGGAAAAGAAGTGTGATAAATCAGCCATTTATTCAAGAACAATATACATTATTAAATGCCAACTCTCATGGAACCATGcgagtttaaaaaataaaataaaaaactcttaAAAGATAGAATATTGAATAATTGTGTGATTATCTGACAATGCTGGAGTGATAAAAACATGATTAGTTTACCTTTGTTTCAACTCTTCCGACTCTTTCTTGAGTTTTGAGTGCTCATCAGTTagctttggggaaaaaaaagattgaagtTTAAAAACGCTTAGTTGACTTCAATTGTTACTTATAAATGCAGtacaacaacaatattaatgtcaGTACCAATGACCCTCACCAGATCTCCCTGGgctctgtgtttgtttgccAGCTCCTGAGACAgccttttgttttcctcttgaaGCATCTGCAGAGTCTGCGACGTCTCAGATGCTGCTTCTTTAAGCTCCTCActtatgaaacataaaatgatgaaattaCCCAACTGACAGGCTGACAATATATGTTCAAACCATAAATAATGTGGTAAAGTACGATGgatttaaaataacttctaGCTTGGAAAATTCACACAATCCAAGATGAGTGTACTCACACTTCCTGGCAAAGACtcttcagcctctgtgtttctgtgcaaaGCTGCTCTTTGGATGTGTTCAGGTCTTCTTGATACTTTAAATTCCCTTTCCTCAGTGTGTccagctaaaacaaacaaaaaaaagatatgtaAATAACAAGAAATCTAAAGCTAAAAGatcatttcactgaactctTCCTCATGCTGCCCGTCTCTGTTGAGTCCCCATCTCAATGTGGTGGAGTTTTTCAGTCCTTATGATCCTGAGGGCCAAGTTGCTCAGAGCTTTGGCTCCTGTTTTAATCTCCCACGGCAACTGGGTCATACTATGAGTGGTTCAGTAGTTCAGACGAAAGGGCGAGTCAAACCTCGCCTGGATGTGGAGGACCGGAGCTCCTCCCTTGATCCAGGCCAGGTGGAGGAGATCACCAACCAACAAGCTCCTGGTGGTAGTGTCTGGTTCCTCGGGCTCGGTCAGATTCAGCCAGAAGAAATTACTGGAAGCCCGGGTTGTGGGGCCTCGCCATGTGCAGGACGGCGATCAGGTGTTGCACCCCAACTCCTGGTGACAACTTATATTTGGGTACAGAGAATGTCGCCTCACTGGCAGGTAGGGAGCTGGTGCTTTTGTGGCTTTTGTCTCGACAGTGGAAGGGCTAATCAGATCTTTATCCTTAGAGAATTGCCTCAGGGGCCATGGTAGTTCACTTCTTCAGTCAACATGTGTTTTATGGATCTGGAAAAAGTTTAGGAACATGTCCCAAAGGTATTCTGTTTGTCTCCAGAGTTGGACTCTGTCAGGACTGCCTCCTCTCACTGATCCAGTTTGTGGTGTTCATGGACAATAACTTAAGTTTTGGTATTGAAAATAAGAGAGTCGGGGTTGGAAAGCTCAAGATTATTGTTTGTTGCAGATGATGTTGGGTTTTTCAAGCCATTACCTTCAGCATGCACTGGTGTGGTTTGCAGTCGAGTGTCGAGCAGCTGGGATGACAGTCAGCTCCTCCAAGTCTAATGGTTCTTAACCAGAAAGAGATTGATGCTCTCTCTCTGAGGTGTGATTAAAGTAAATTTCAAAAATTTTCTTTCACCTTAGAATGGTGATTACAAACATTTACTATTAAGCATAGTCAGCATAATACTTGTATGTGTGCTGCACTTGATGTATACAAACCAGCTGTGGATTCTGACACAAAATACATTCAGCAACAGTTGAAAAAACTTCTAAGGATTTTTATccgaaaataaaaaaaatgtattacctcaaaaatctaaaattaagtTTTAGACATTTAGAAAGTTTCAAAGGACCTGTGAAAACTCAGATTAAAAAAGCAAGTTCACCTCTGAAATATTGCATCGCTGACGTTCCTTCTGACCCTACCAGTCTCTCACCTGAGTCTGAGTTTCGTCCTTGGAGCGCTGCAGTGCTTCCACCAATGACTGAGCTTCgtttttttccttcagcaaAGCCTCTTTCTCCTTTACGAGCTGCTCTAGAGCGTCAGCGGCGTTACCAGAAGCCTAAGTAGTGCAGGATTAAGACACTTAGTGAGATGagcaactttaaataaaaccagcaaGCTGACATTAAAGCTATAGAATCTCATTATTGTGTGATCTGAGTTGAAAATCATATACAAGTGCATATTTTTATAatacaattatttcaatttaataagTAAATGAACAACATGCTTTTCTATTGAGACACTTTATCACTGATTAACAGACTGACACATTCTGACACGTATTAGAACgttgtatttttcaaaactcTTGTTGACAATTACCACCACAATTACTGCAAACTGTGGCCTCAGAACGGAGACTGAAAAAATGTACGAATACTTCCTGCTGTCAAAGGAAGCATTAGACCAGCCTCATTGgattaatacatttaataaactgCATCAAATGGTTGCATGGCTGCAACAAGGTGTTCAAAGTCCAACTAAAATTAAATGAGCCCACTATTAGCTCACGTTATAAGGCCACAGGCAAAAGCTGGGAGCTAAGGGTAGTAAACAGAGGTTAGTAAATGGAGGATGAAAGTTAAGGCGTGAAATTAAAAAGGGAGACAAACTAACAAGCATGCAATGTGAAGGTGGCAAAGCCCCAGCACCACTAGAATTAGTACTGGAGGAAAAATACCTCAAGCTGCTTAGAAATAGCGTTATTTAGCTGCAACTCGAGCGCCCTGACTTGCTGGACGGCTTCATCCCTCTCAGCCTGCAGGGTGTCCTTCTGAGCCGACAGCTGAGTAACGCTGGAGGATATTTCTTCTTTCACCACAGCAGACGCAGACACCTCCTCGAGAGCACTCTTGTactgtttttcaaagttttctttcaCAATCTTTTGGGCCTGGAGTTCAGCCTGCAgctgtttgttgcttgtttgcAAACACTCCACCTTTTGAAGAAGCTCCGACTGTTCAGCGAGTAATGTTTCTTTTATGGCGCAAAGCGAAGATGTTTCCTGCTTCAGTTCAGACTGACTAGCCAAAAGCTTTTCCTTCACTGATGTCAATAGAGTCATCTGTTTGTCCATTTCCTCAAGCCTAGTTGACAGTTGTTCCCTATCTTGGCCCAATTGATGGTTTTCTTGCTTTTGCTGCTTCAATTGTCCTTTCAGAGAttccatttctgctttaaaagaCTTATTTTGTTCATCAGCATTCTTGCGGTGAAAAGATATATTATCGTTTTCCTGCATTACTTTGGACAAAGTGTTCTGAAGTTCCTCAATTTGCTTAGACAAACCATCTTTGTCAGCTTTTGCTTTAGTGATTTCACAGTTTTCAGCTTGTAGAGTCGTCTCAAGCAGATCCTTCGCCTCCGACAGAGAtgttatctgtttttttaactcCTGGACTTCCTGCAGCAGAACTTGGTTCTCCTCCTGGAAAGAATGGACTTTCTGCTCAGCTTCGGTCTGCAGAGactgaagatgatgatgatcattTTTAAGGTTATCTACCTGTTGAGAAAGCTCTAAGTTGGACTTCTCAAACTCTGCTTTTACTTTATTATGATCAACAACGAGTTCAATTTTGGTCTTTTCCAGAATTTCAATATCAGAGCAATACTTCTGCAGTTTATTCTGTAGGTCAGTCTTTTCTCGCTCCAGAGTGGTGATCTTGGCTTCCAGCTCATCTTTTTGATGCTTAGTTTCTTCAAGCTTTTTTTCCACATGACTCTTCTGTTGAAGAAGATCAGCATTGGTTCTGCTATAACCATCTAACTGGCCCCGAGTTGTGCGATTATCACCAGCGAGCTTCTCACGCTCCACAGAAAGAGTGTCCTTCTCAGATAAAGCCTTGGTATACTTTCCTTCCAACtctcccttctcctcctccaaaCGCTCAAAATCCATCTTCTGCTGCTCAAGAGCTGAATCCAGGCTCATCTTTTCTTTACGCAAGTCATGAAGTGTCATCTCCATTTCGGAGTTCTGTAGACGCAATGCTTGTTTCTCCTGCTCAAAAGATGATAACGCCGCATTATATTTTTCATGAGAAAGGGACAACTGTTCCGTCAGGACATGGAGCTTCTCCTTCAGCTCTTGCAGCTCTCTGAAAAGGTCGTCTTTCTCACCAGACACTTTCCTCTGGAATGCAAGCAGGTCTTCTTTTTCCTGCAACAAGGTAAGCCTTTCAGAATCTGTCACTTGACTGTTTGTCTTAAATTCTTCAAGCATCTGGGCCAAGCTGGCTTTAGAGGCTTTAAGCTCTTCACATTCACGAATTTGACTCTCCAAGTCTCTCTTGGTTTGGCAGAGTTTGTTTTGGAGTTCCTCCTTCTCCATCTCTTGGTTCTTTTTCTCCAAAGCAGCAGCACCGACTTCAGACGACAACTCTGCTTTCTCATTCGTCAGGGTTTCTACCAGAGTCTGGAGCTGCACATTCTTCATCTTAagatcttctttttttaaattcaatgacTTCACTTTTTCCTGCAGCTCAGCATTTTTAGCGTCAAGAGACTTCCGAGCATTTTTGGCAGAATCACGTTCTAATATCAGATCGTCTCTTTCACTGGTGAATTTTGACTCAGTTTCCTTGAGGTCCTCCTCCAGCCGGCTCTTCtctttgcaaacattttcataatcCTCAAGCAGCTGCTTCTTTTTAGACTCAGTTTGCTGGATGTCCAACTGATTCTTTAAGACAGAGTCATTCATCTCAGCATTTTCTCTTTGAAGCTCCTTAATTTGAGTCAAATATTCACCTTTACCACGATGCAGTTCTTTGTTTTCGGTCTCTGCTTCCTGCAGCAGGTGTTTGAGATTCTCCAGTTCCTTCTTCAGTGAAGTCCTCTCTTCATCTAAATGTTTGGTATTGGTCTGTAATTCCTCTTGAAGTTTTGAGAGTTTATCATTAGTTGCCAGCAGCTCTTCATTCTGCACTGAAACCTCCTTGCAACTAATCTCAGTGACAGAAAGTTTATTTTGCATCTCAGAAAGCTGCCTCTCCAGATTGCCTTTCTCAGCTTTATGATCTTCACTTTgcttaaacatgttttccagaTCAAGACTCTGTTTATCCagtttttttgacatattgtCAACATCACGCTTGTAGGTGTCAAGCTCAGCAGAAAGCcgctggaaaaataaaaggtgaaaaaaggGGATATACACACAGGGCAATgcatgaataaatacaaaataaaccatCTAGTTATGGATACAAGTGATAtgcaaatggaaaggttaagcCTCAGAAgcataaaaatcagaaagagGGTCACACCAAAGCTTTCAACCAAAAACTGCGGAGGCAGAAAATTTTCACATCGACTAAGAAACCTTTTCGATAACAATGGCATTAACACAAATAAAGGTAATTAATAACATAAAGGGCGTGTAGATTCCCATGGTGTTTACCACTAATGGCAGCATGAATATAATGCACTTATACAGTAttagaacagaaaataatttgagtAACGCTacactttttttctattaagtAAACTAAATTGCCAAATTTCTGTAATTCTTGTCTCTTAAATGTCTAATAATGCCATTATAGACCAGTCTATTAATTATCAAGCTTTAGGTTTTTGTTCAAACCCACataagagaaaatatttgattgaCATGAAGAGAAATGCTGCGCCATTTCTCTTCTCGCCATGAAGAGAAATGGCCATGAAGTAAATGAACATAAATTTAAATCCAAGTCTGCCagtggtatgaataattttgcacacAAGGGAAAATTTTCCACAGAAAAAGCAGGGCAAAAGGAATCCCAAAAATAATCCCttcacaaaaagtaaataagcaCCCCTGTAACTTACAGTTGACTCGTCCTTTTAAAGCCCACTCCCTCACATGCAAGAGACTTGGGAAGCTCAgtgtaaagatttattttgtggtttgtcAACAGGTTGGTGCTGTAATGGTGTGGGGTATATTTTGTTCTTGTGCTTTTAGCCCCACGGCACCAACTGGGCGTTGTGTTATCACCACAGTCTGCCTGAGTCATTCACTGGAGGGTCCTGATATGTTAATATTGACTAACATCTAAAAGCTTGCTGAATCTGTGCCGTTATGAATTATGGTAGTTCTGAAGGTCAAAAGGGTTCCAGCCAACTACTAACATGGTGCCTCCAAGTGGAAATGAGTGGTAGGTGTTATAGCTTACTGAGTCGAGagtaatgcaaaaaaataaattaataaataataatgctgGTGCTGCTTTGAAATGTTTAGTGGTGATAATggtaatgaaaacatgatggGCAACAATGAACACATTCACAGTgtaagtgtaaaaaaataaaaaaacagtctcctgcttttggttttcttttaaattggtataattttttttttcttttgacaaaaaaaatagataaaactaTTAAACATAATAcactattttattaaagttgagTCATTCTACCCTCTGcctggtatttttttttatttttactaatcaTTACCATTAAGgtaaatgagtttaaaaaatataatagtgcaaaaataacaaaattgcatttaaaCCAAATTGATGCTTTTTAAAGCTGCGTTCACATTATGCTttggtgtttaaaaataaaagatatatttaatatttacaaataatatgCCATTTTAGACTTTgttaaacatttagattttcacAAATGTTCCTTACAAGTTATAAATACCATAAACCTTGCTAATCTTTAAACACGGTGCCAGTGAATctcttaaaacatatttactccTCTGACATACTTCTGAAGCAGTGCTTACCTGGGCCTGTTCTTTGTATGTCTGCAGCTCAGACACAGTTTTCTCCAGCTCTCGAGTTTTGTCCTTGGAGGAGGAAAGCTCCATCTTCAACTGACCAAATTGTGTTTGCAGAATCTCGAATTCCTTCAAATGGAGCTTGGAGGCCTCAGAGAGGGATTTCTCATGTGAGGCCTTCAAATCCTCAACCTGACTCTTACTTTGTTTAAGAGCGTTTTCctagcaaaagaaaaacccacaaagtaaaacaaatcttCACATTTATTGCCTCTAACTAGATCTAACACATACCCTGCAGTCCTGAAATGTTTTGACAGGGTGATTGTACATTTCTGAAGCATTACTTTAGAAGTTAAAGGAACTGGCGTTAGTTATCAAGTCAAATCACAGAAAATACTGAGAAGTGGAAGTATTTAAATGGATTAGTAGCATAAAACAGAATATGTTCAAATACTTGTTACATTCCTGAAATACTAACCAAGGTAATTATCTTCTCCTGAAGAGCACTGGTTTCATGCCCTTTGCTGGACTGCTCTTTCTGGAGCTTTTCTTCCAAAACtgccattttctc
This window encodes:
- the clip1a gene encoding CAP-Gly domain-containing linker protein 1 isoform X5; this translates as MSTAKPTGIKAPTKIARPPGTGAPKTNPPTAKPGVADKAAVGDGKNAEDEFQIGERVWVNGNKPGYIQFLGDTQFAPGKWAGIVLDEPIGKNDGSVAGVRYFQCEALRGIFTRPSKLSRTEGDANGTQTAPQSRAPSPAPSVGSVASQTPAAKSTLPSSATTAKKASSAAPATAEPSNLAKTNSGSVSNLSESGSVKKGERELKMGDRVLVGGTKAGVVRFLGETDFAKGEWCGVELDEPLGKNDGAVAGTRYFQCQPKYGLFAPVHKVSRIGFPSTTPAKAKTTARKVVTTPAGLKKSPSSSSVSTMSSVASSVSTKPSRTGLLTETSSRYNRKISGTTALQEALKEKQQHIEQLMGERDMERAEVAKANSHVGEMEQEISLLREDQEQMESKMDQLRSLVEAADKEKVELLNQLEEERRKVEDLQFRVEEACITKGDLEVATVSERSRIMELERDLLLRNREVTGLKLRLEMQQNSEDPSGTLSPILEENNSLRDQLSAEEAKHQEEVETYREKLEAQEKIHSEAVAQLQATSVMLSSDKEQLQMRLSQAEKDNVDTVELWRSKMESAMEELKASLSNGADAQIEEFAETKSDLERLKVEHEIALEEAAAKASALTQEMQAQLSSLSEEKERLEESLRSSVEKAEEQHLVEMEDVLGKLHAAETRIKELEEKETRLAQQFQDKDTETKEQQGDMATLRRQLAQSNQECVALKSQLEELQNQGDGNSAKVVELSSQLEGKEQEVVTLQESLTTLQQQRDVMDSEIKSLNLRLRRSTEELNKAVETMRETIENLVKKNEHCTSLANESETLGSQLAVMERKLKSADEKLEQLSKDKSKLENDISDMMKASGDNSVQLTKMNEDLKQKERRLEELQNQMAEEKEKMAVLEEKLQKEQSSKGHETSALQEKIITLENALKQSKSQVEDLKASHEKSLSEASKLHLKEFEILQTQFGQLKMELSSSKDKTRELEKTVSELQTYKEQAQRLSAELDTYKRDVDNMSKKLDKQSLDLENMFKQSEDHKAEKGNLERQLSEMQNKLSVTEISCKEVSVQNEELLATNDKLSKLQEELQTNTKHLDEERTSLKKELENLKHLLQEAETENKELHRGKGEYLTQIKELQRENAEMNDSVLKNQLDIQQTESKKKQLLEDYENVCKEKSRLEEDLKETESKFTSERDDLILERDSAKNARKSLDAKNAELQEKVKSLNLKKEDLKMKNVQLQTLVETLTNEKAELSSEVGAAALEKKNQEMEKEELQNKLCQTKRDLESQIRECEELKASKASLAQMLEEFKTNSQVTDSERLTLLQEKEDLLAFQRKVSGEKDDLFRELQELKEKLHVLTEQLSLSHEKYNAALSSFEQEKQALRLQNSEMEMTLHDLRKEKMSLDSALEQQKMDFERLEEEKGELEGKYTKALSEKDTLSVEREKLAGDNRTTRGQLDGYSRTNADLLQQKSHVEKKLEETKHQKDELEAKITTLEREKTDLQNKLQKYCSDIEILEKTKIELVVDHNKVKAEFEKSNLELSQQVDNLKNDHHHLQSLQTEAEQKVHSFQEENQVLLQEVQELKKQITSLSEAKDLLETTLQAENCEITKAKADKDGLSKQIEELQNTLSKVMQENDNISFHRKNADEQNKSFKAEMESLKGQLKQQKQENHQLGQDREQLSTRLEEMDKQMTLLTSVKEKLLASQSELKQETSSLCAIKETLLAEQSELLQKVECLQTSNKQLQAELQAQKIVKENFEKQYKSALEEVSASAVVKEEISSSVTQLSAQKDTLQAERDEAVQQVRALELQLNNAISKQLEASGNAADALEQLVKEKEALLKEKNEAQSLVEALQRSKDETQTQLDTLRKGNLKYQEDLNTSKEQLCTETQRLKSLCQEVEELKEAASETSQTLQMLQEENKRLSQELANKHRAQGDLLTDEHSKLKKESEELKQSLPNNIFSENALKEQLSREKVALQQSIHKNSALVAEKDQQVEKLKSELVAVREESASIKTLQNTIETLEQDKANLQDHVKRLEKDLAVRPDISLTSGDAVLDQLREDKETAESQEAVEFLNSVIVDLQRKNEELKDKLEKMAATALNGNSPSELDNNYDKQPEKKKPPPRKFCDICDCFDLHETEDCPLQEQMPDSPPHTTYHGSKGEERPYCDTCEVFGHWTESCTDDQTF